CCTCGGCTACACCTTCACCTGATTTAATATTAGTAAATATAAAAGGCCTATCGCCTCGCATTTTTTTTGCGTCCCGCGCCATGACATCCAATGAAGCCCCCACATGAGGAGCAAGATCCGTTTTATTGATCACGAGCAAATCAGAGCGGGTAATCCCAGGCCCACCTTTGCGTGGAATCTTGTCTCCAGCTGCCACATCGAGAACGTAGATGGTCAAATCAGCCAACTCCGGGCTGAAGGTGGCGCTCAAATTGTCGCCCCCGCTTTCGATAAGGACAAAGTCCAGAGAAGGAAACCGCTGGCATAAATCTTCTACCGCCAAAAGATTCATCGAAGCATCTTCTCTGATAGCCGTATGCGGACAACCACCGGTTTCGACGCCTAGAATCCGTTCTTGAGGCAAGGCGCCGCTCTTGATAAGAAATTCCTGGTCCTCGCGAGTATAAATATCGTTGGTAACTACGCCTATTTGATACTTGTTCCGCATTGATTTGCACAAGGCTTCGACCAGCGCGGTCTTGCCAGAGCCGACCGGCCCTCCCACGCCAACGCGTAAAATCTGCTGATGATCCATGTTATTGCCTCAGGAACGATAAAGCCGTGAATATTGTTCTTCATGGCGGCTGCTTGCCAAAGCCAAGCCGAACAAACTTCCTCCAATTTCATCATCCCTGATTTTCATGGCATCGGCAATGATATCGGGAAGCCTTTCTTGCAATCGCCATAGCAGTTGCTGACCACTTACCTGCCCCAATGGCACCAGTTTGACGGCGCATAACACTTGGTTTTCGAGCCAGGCCCAAAGATATCCCAATGCCGTATCCAACTCAGGAATGTTCCACTTGACAGCCGCCAGGCTAAAACAAGTAGCCAAAGTCGCCTCGGGACGGTTGATCCATGCTTCGCCTTGGTCCATGTTGAGACCGACCAACAATCTGGCCAAGGCATGCCCCCCGTGGCGGTCTTCCTCCCGCAATTCAGAAGTTTCCCGGCAAGCGATCAAGGTCCTGCTCCATTGAACAATGGCGGGATGATCCTCATTTGTCCAAGCACGATATAAACGAAATAAAACTGGAATATCAGTCAGTTTCAGACTGTGCTCCAACAAGCCACTGATCCATGCTTCAACCTGCTGCTCATTGCCTATCCAGCCATCTTCGACCGCCCGCTCCATCCCCTGGGAATAGCAATATAGTCCAATGGGCAGGCTTGGGCTGGACAGTTGCAACAGTCTGGCCAATGGGTAATCAATGGGCATGATAAGCGCCGGGCTCGGGGTCAAAGGGAAGCATTTGATGCTCTACTGTCAAACCAAGATGTTCCACCAGTTGATCCAGTACGTGATCCAGTAAGTACATAAGCTCACCCGGCTGGATGGCAAGCGGAACATGGCGGTTACCCAAGTGATAACACGCTTTGGCAAAAAGACAAGGATCATTGGTTCTAGCCACCGAAACTGGCTCGGGGGCCGCTTTGATCAAAATCACTTGTCCGTCTTCGCTGGCAAGCAGATCGCCGTCGTGAAGCACCGTGCCTCTGGGGAGGGAAAGGCCGACTTCGATTCCGCCATCGGTTTTTGCCAGTAATCTGCTTTTGGTGCGTGTGTCGTAGGTGAGAGTGAGGTTGTCAAGCGGAATTGCTTCAGCGGCAATCTTTCTTATTAGTTTTAGCATTACTGGATACCGGATCAAAACAGGAAATAGCGTTGTGCCATGGGCAAATCCGTGGCCGGTTCACATGCCAGCAAGTCGCCATCCGCCCGCACCTCGTAAGTTTGGGGGTCTACTTCTATTTGGGGAAGATAATCGTTATGTATCATATCGGCTTTTCCCAGTTGGCGGGTACCGGACACAACGCTGATGGATTTCCGTAAACCATACATCTCCGACACGTTATATTCCATAGCGGCCTGGGAAAGGAAAGTAAGTGAAGTGGCCGCCACGGCGCTGCCATAAGCGGCGAACATCTCACGATAATGCACAGGCTGGGGCGTGGGAATGGAAGCATTCGGATCCCCCATGGGCGCCGCGACAATCATCCCGCCTTTGAGTATAAGGCTGGGTTTGACGCCGAAAAAGGCAGGCTGCCATAACACTAAATCGGCAATTTTGCCTTCTTCTATCGAACCCACATCGTGAGCGATACCATGGGCAATGG
The nucleotide sequence above comes from Methylothermaceae bacteria B42. Encoded proteins:
- a CDS encoding urease accessory protein UreG yields the protein MDHQQILRVGVGGPVGSGKTALVEALCKSMRNKYQIGVVTNDIYTREDQEFLIKSGALPQERILGVETGGCPHTAIREDASMNLLAVEDLCQRFPSLDFVLIESGGDNLSATFSPELADLTIYVLDVAAGDKIPRKGGPGITRSDLLVINKTDLAPHVGASLDVMARDAKKMRGDRPFIFTNIKSGEGVAEVGEFIRRFGLF
- a CDS encoding urease accessory protein UreF, which codes for MPIDYPLARLLQLSSPSLPIGLYCYSQGMERAVEDGWIGNEQQVEAWISGLLEHSLKLTDIPVLFRLYRAWTNEDHPAIVQWSRTLIACRETSELREEDRHGGHALARLLVGLNMDQGEAWINRPEATLATCFSLAAVKWNIPELDTALGYLWAWLENQVLCAVKLVPLGQVSGQQLLWRLQERLPDIIADAMKIRDDEIGGSLFGLALASSRHEEQYSRLYRS
- a CDS encoding urease accessory protein UreE; protein product: MLKLIRKIAAEAIPLDNLTLTYDTRTKSRLLAKTDGGIEVGLSLPRGTVLHDGDLLASEDGQVILIKAAPEPVSVARTNDPCLFAKACYHLGNRHVPLAIQPGELMYLLDHVLDQLVEHLGLTVEHQMLPFDPEPGAYHAH